Proteins co-encoded in one Halorussus sp. MSC15.2 genomic window:
- a CDS encoding substrate-binding domain-containing protein, whose amino-acid sequence MTSDQGRQSDDVSRRMFLLASGAGATTALAGCSGSSNDSPDTTTSGTDDTGGDSGNETTQSEETQQSGGMDTSMLSAEGSSTVYPISNKGSSYWNSNAPPSDGEYWGSSSEGTVPGWDEIQTDKRLADYFAGLYGFEATGKQANPPFPTTVGLSHSGTGCKSVRDGLVDIGNSSGPITAELGISEKKAKENYVDHVVGRDGQPVVVSKDIWDAGVQKLTGKQIKKIYQNKITNWKQVGGPDKEIYCVGRAEGSGTDTAFRLNMLGSADAPMPGVDTRKGQNQQVKTVVQQNEGAIAYMALAFTGKQVKPIAIEFDGTTYKPDKSANHTIFDSDYPLNRDLHMYTKKTDEHPNGVDKREAAFINMFLTTFGQKVFVEANNYIPLPTKDIEKEKAKLPDQA is encoded by the coding sequence ATGACGTCCGACCAAGGCCGACAGTCCGACGACGTATCGCGCCGGATGTTCCTGCTCGCGTCTGGTGCAGGTGCGACGACCGCGCTCGCCGGTTGCTCGGGGAGTTCGAACGACAGTCCCGACACGACCACGTCGGGTACCGACGACACCGGGGGCGACTCCGGAAACGAGACCACCCAGAGCGAGGAGACCCAGCAGTCCGGCGGGATGGACACGTCGATGCTCAGCGCCGAGGGGTCCTCGACGGTGTACCCCATCTCGAACAAGGGCAGTTCGTACTGGAACTCCAACGCGCCGCCGAGCGACGGCGAGTACTGGGGGTCGTCCAGCGAGGGAACCGTCCCCGGATGGGACGAGATTCAGACCGACAAGCGTCTCGCCGACTACTTCGCGGGCCTCTACGGGTTCGAGGCTACCGGCAAGCAGGCGAACCCGCCGTTCCCCACGACGGTCGGCCTGAGCCACTCCGGGACCGGGTGTAAGTCGGTCCGCGACGGTCTCGTGGACATCGGCAACTCCTCGGGTCCCATCACGGCCGAACTCGGCATCAGCGAGAAGAAAGCGAAGGAGAACTACGTCGACCACGTCGTCGGCCGCGACGGCCAACCGGTCGTCGTGAGCAAGGACATCTGGGACGCCGGGGTCCAGAAACTCACCGGCAAGCAGATTAAGAAAATCTACCAGAACAAGATTACCAACTGGAAGCAGGTCGGCGGTCCCGACAAGGAAATCTACTGCGTCGGCCGCGCCGAAGGGTCGGGGACCGACACCGCGTTCCGTCTCAACATGCTCGGTTCCGCCGACGCCCCGATGCCGGGCGTGGACACCCGGAAGGGTCAGAACCAGCAGGTCAAGACCGTCGTCCAGCAGAACGAGGGTGCCATCGCGTACATGGCGCTGGCGTTCACCGGCAAGCAGGTCAAGCCCATCGCCATCGAGTTCGACGGCACGACGTACAAACCGGACAAGAGCGCGAATCACACCATCTTCGACAGCGACTATCCGCTCAACCGGGACCTCCACATGTACACGAAGAAGACCGACGAACACCCCAACGGGGTGGACAAGCGCGAGGCCGCGTTCATCAACATGTTCCTGACGACGTTCGGCCAGAAGGTGTTCGTCGAGGCGAACAACTACATCCCGCTCCCGACGAAGGACATCGAGAAGGAGAAGGCGAAACTCCCCGACCAAGCGTAG